The following coding sequences are from one Oncorhynchus nerka isolate Pitt River linkage group LG6, Oner_Uvic_2.0, whole genome shotgun sequence window:
- the LOC115131187 gene encoding transmembrane protein 271, producing the protein MKLSGKGLCTIVSSALLFVCAVSEVVVGFKCISLGTKVKVHFHLSTAAGAFYSGILVGLGQALLGFALLCCKGTPGCRNFFLLGILVFLLGVLTAFSGAVVDGDTVSLVERKYSHYCLDIDSVELTAICNQLKEYQRSLVISTILSTLECLLGLMNLVIIKRYKTAQFYRRRQSQRQSVGTIIFSEEQDFTVSEFQPVSYINLGVFQVFDEAGVEVQCGGHPSIDLPGYSPTDPELNHSYPFSYPLPNELPPAYEDIFPGDESNK; encoded by the coding sequence ATGAAGTTGAGTGGGAAAGGACTGTGTACCATCGTCTCCAGCGCCCTCCTCTTCGTCTGCGCGGTGAGCGAAGTTGTTGTCGGATTCAAATGCATCTCACTGGGCACCAAAGTAAAAGTGCATTTTCACCTGTCGACCGCGGCCGGGGCTTTCTACTCGGGGATACTGGTCGGACTCGGGCAGGCGCTGCTGGGCTTTGCGCTGCTTTGTTGCAAAGGGACGCCCGGGTGTCGGAATTTCTTTCTCCTGGGTATCCTGGTGTTTTTGTTGGGAGTTCTCACCGCCTTCTCCGGAGCCGTGGTGGACGGGGACACGGTGTCTCTGGTGGAGCGCAAATATTCCCATTATTGCCTAGACATAGACTCAGTGGAATTAACCGCCATCTGCAACCAACTGAAGGAATATCAGAGAAGTCTAGTCATCTCAACCATTCTTAGCACTTTGGAATGCCTTCTCGGGCTTATGAACTTGGTGATCATCAAAAGGTACAAAACAGCGCAGTTTTACAGACGGAGGCAATCACAGAGGCAAAGCGTTGGGACTATTATTTTCAGTGAGGAGCAGGACTTTACCGTGTCCGAATTCCAACCGGTTTCCTACATTAACTTGGGGGTATTTCAAGTGTTCGACGAAGCAGGTGTTGAAGTACAATGCGGGGGCCACCCGTCTATCGATCTCCCGGGTTACTCACCCACGGATCCCGAGCTCAACCATTCCTATCCCTTTTCTTACCCGCTCCCGAACGAGTTACCGCCCGCGTACGAAGACATTTTCCCTGGAGACGAAAGTAACAAATAG